Within Candidatus Neomarinimicrobiota bacterium, the genomic segment GGCGCCTCGAATCATTTTGAGGTTGCAATTGCAACAGCAACAATGCTTTTTGGATTATCTTCAGGCGCAGCTTTAGCAACAGTAGTCGGTGTTCTGATAGAAGTGCCGATGATGCTCATGCTAGTTTCAATCTGCAAGAACACTTGTTTCTATCATCAAGAGTGCCATCTCGATTTACCTCAATGTAAAGATAGGTAAACTGCTGATAGATCTAAGTTGAACCAGTAATTGTCGGTAGATTCTCTCGAATGAACAGAAAGTACGACTACGTAATAATCGGCTCCGGATTCGGTGGTTCCGTATCAGCCTTAAGATTGGCTGAAAAGGGTTATCAGGTGGCAGTTATTGAACAGGGTAAGCGCTATCGACCCAAGGATTTCCCTAAACGTAACTGGAATCTTCGAAAATATCTCTGGTTTCCGAAAATGGGGCTCTACGG encodes:
- a CDS encoding FAD-binding protein, with protein sequence MNRKYDYVIIGSGFGGSVSALRLAEKGYQVAVIEQGKRYRPKDFPKRNWNLRKYLWFPKMGLYG